In a single window of the Neodiprion virginianus isolate iyNeoVirg1 chromosome 1, iyNeoVirg1.1, whole genome shotgun sequence genome:
- the LOC124301536 gene encoding carbohydrate-responsive element-binding protein isoform X2, with amino-acid sequence MSASERDAGFCSGGDEDDMSGLHSPSASEDSVEVQVTPISLRNKRKLAEPRKIQEPCTAPLKKRRFEQVEEVASVGDEESRPATCSSPSPFRPWSTTTGKNGDPKPQTVPERPPPTDEETRRRHEARFQEEVLLRLREDDIPSASSPPLGHHRKHEVLQRFEPPPPPPAPAVLPHPRLQDEPLALVLRGEAPRVPSHPGVSGSFERVGYPLEHVIQHPNDGQARSQSGQQRNYKNMTRERRIEANARERTRVHTISAAFDTLRRAIPAYSHNQKLSKLSVLRIACSYIMTLSKIANTPEGDGATSPALGACVDLVSRTIQTEGKLRKKKDE; translated from the coding sequence ATGTCCGCATCGGAGAGGGACGCTGGTTTCTGCAGCGGAGGTGACGAGGATGACATGTCGGGTCTGCACTCGCCGAGTGCCTCGGAGGACAGCGTCGAGGTCCAGGTGACACCGATATCGCTTAGGAACAAGCGAAAGCTCGCTGAGCCGAGAAAAATCCAGGAACCTTGTACAGCGCCGTTGAAGAAACGGCGTTTCGAGCAGGTCGAGGAGGTCGCCTCGGTCGGCGACGAGGAGTCGAGGCCAGCGACGTGCTCGTCGCCGTCGCCCTTCCGGCCATGGAGCACGACTACGGGGAAAAACGGGGATCCGAAGCCGCAGACCGTCCCGGAAAGGCCGCCACCGACCGACGAAGAGACGCGGAGAAGGCACGAGGCCCGGTTCCAGGAGGAGGTCCTCCTCAGGCTCCGGGAGGACGACATCCCCTCCGCCTCCTCGCCGCCCCTCGGCCACCACCGCAAGCACGAGGTCCTTCAGAGGTTCGAACCACCCCCGCCGCCTCCGGCACCCGCGGTCCTTCCGCACCCTCGGCTGCAGGACGAACCACTGGCGCTTGTCCTGCGCGGTGAGGCGCCACGTGTCCCGTCGCATCCTGGGGTCAGCGGGAGCTTCGAGAGGGTAGGATATCCCCTGGAACACGTTATTCAACACCCTAACGACGGCCAGGCGAGGTCGCAGAGCGGCCAGCAGCGGAACTACAAGAACATGACCCGGGAGCGCAGGATAGAGGCGAACGCCAGAGAGCGGACCAGGGTTCACACCATCAGCGCGGCATTCGACACCCTCAGACGCGCCATTCCCGCATATTCGCATAATCAGAAATTGTCAAAGCTCTCTGTCCTCAGGATCGCCTGCAGCTACATCATGACACTTAGCAAGATCGCGAACACTCCGGAGGGTGATGGCGCCACCAGTCCTGCCCTCGGAGCATGCGTAGATCTTGTTTCGCGCACCATTCAGACGGAGGGAAAattgaggaagaaaaaggatgAGTAG
- the LOC124301536 gene encoding carbohydrate-responsive element-binding protein isoform X1, protein MNGHVVESTCQLSDFMKAGVMSASERDAGFCSGGDEDDMSGLHSPSASEDSVEVQVTPISLRNKRKLAEPRKIQEPCTAPLKKRRFEQVEEVASVGDEESRPATCSSPSPFRPWSTTTGKNGDPKPQTVPERPPPTDEETRRRHEARFQEEVLLRLREDDIPSASSPPLGHHRKHEVLQRFEPPPPPPAPAVLPHPRLQDEPLALVLRGEAPRVPSHPGVSGSFERVGYPLEHVIQHPNDGQARSQSGQQRNYKNMTRERRIEANARERTRVHTISAAFDTLRRAIPAYSHNQKLSKLSVLRIACSYIMTLSKIANTPEGDGATSPALGACVDLVSRTIQTEGKLRKKKDE, encoded by the coding sequence CTGGCGTGATGTCCGCATCGGAGAGGGACGCTGGTTTCTGCAGCGGAGGTGACGAGGATGACATGTCGGGTCTGCACTCGCCGAGTGCCTCGGAGGACAGCGTCGAGGTCCAGGTGACACCGATATCGCTTAGGAACAAGCGAAAGCTCGCTGAGCCGAGAAAAATCCAGGAACCTTGTACAGCGCCGTTGAAGAAACGGCGTTTCGAGCAGGTCGAGGAGGTCGCCTCGGTCGGCGACGAGGAGTCGAGGCCAGCGACGTGCTCGTCGCCGTCGCCCTTCCGGCCATGGAGCACGACTACGGGGAAAAACGGGGATCCGAAGCCGCAGACCGTCCCGGAAAGGCCGCCACCGACCGACGAAGAGACGCGGAGAAGGCACGAGGCCCGGTTCCAGGAGGAGGTCCTCCTCAGGCTCCGGGAGGACGACATCCCCTCCGCCTCCTCGCCGCCCCTCGGCCACCACCGCAAGCACGAGGTCCTTCAGAGGTTCGAACCACCCCCGCCGCCTCCGGCACCCGCGGTCCTTCCGCACCCTCGGCTGCAGGACGAACCACTGGCGCTTGTCCTGCGCGGTGAGGCGCCACGTGTCCCGTCGCATCCTGGGGTCAGCGGGAGCTTCGAGAGGGTAGGATATCCCCTGGAACACGTTATTCAACACCCTAACGACGGCCAGGCGAGGTCGCAGAGCGGCCAGCAGCGGAACTACAAGAACATGACCCGGGAGCGCAGGATAGAGGCGAACGCCAGAGAGCGGACCAGGGTTCACACCATCAGCGCGGCATTCGACACCCTCAGACGCGCCATTCCCGCATATTCGCATAATCAGAAATTGTCAAAGCTCTCTGTCCTCAGGATCGCCTGCAGCTACATCATGACACTTAGCAAGATCGCGAACACTCCGGAGGGTGATGGCGCCACCAGTCCTGCCCTCGGAGCATGCGTAGATCTTGTTTCGCGCACCATTCAGACGGAGGGAAAattgaggaagaaaaaggatgAGTAG